The Budorcas taxicolor isolate Tak-1 chromosome 18, Takin1.1, whole genome shotgun sequence genome window below encodes:
- the NANOS2 gene encoding nanos homolog 2, protein MQLPPFDMWKDYFNLSQVVLALIQSRGQGLETQGTGEPRPGPHVEQDQGQGERGTGGGLATLCNFCKHNGESRHVYSSHQLKTPEGVVVCPILRHYVCPLCGATGDQAHTLKYCPLNGGQQSLYRRSGRNSAGRKVKR, encoded by the coding sequence ATGCAGCTGCCACCCTTTGACATGTGGAAGGACTACTTCAACCTGAGCCAGGTGGTGCTGGCACTGATCCAGAGTCGGGGGCAAGGGCTGGAGACCCAAGGGACTGGGGAGCCGAGACCCGGGCCCCATGTGGAGCAGGATCAGGGGCAGGGAGAACGGGGCACCGGCGGGGGCCTGGCCACCCTGTGCAACTTTTGCAAACACAATGGAGAGTCTCGCCACGTGTACTCCTCACACCAGCTGAAGACCCCGGAGGGCGTGGTGGTGTGTCCCATCCTGCGGCATTATGTGTGTCCCCTGTGCGGGGCCACCGGGGACCAGGCCCACACTCTCAAGTACTGCCCGCTCAACGGGGGGCAGCAGTCTCTCTATCGCCGCAGTGGGCGCAACTCAGCCGGCCGCAAGGTCAAGCGCTGA
- the MYPOP gene encoding myb-related transcription factor, partner of profilin, with translation MASAAAGEAEETTRLRKPRFSFEENQILIREVRAHYPQLYGAQSRRVSVAERRRVWDGIAAKINGITSWKRTGQEVQKRWNDFKRRTKEKLARVPHSTQGAGPAAEDSFSAEEETIFAILGPGVAGSGASAGAEQPPAAASSQPPAPSACAQRYVLSEDRREDRRADTPAHSKGGSSSPEPWARASCNPQEGGCQPPKERESSPPPALQTVQLPRLALSPPPSAPPPPPPPPSPPQPLQQAQVAPSPPSPPRPPLPPPSAPDPSLDFLRAQQETANAIRELAGTLRQGLAKLSEALSALLPLLPGTPADPLPPPLPPPPPPPPPPRPILPPPSPKVEVTPEPVSVVAAVVDGAVVAARGVIIAPRSEEEAPRPPPAPLPPHDSPPHKRRKSFPTRKRRGRWKCP, from the exons ATGGCCTCGGCGGCGGCGGGCGAAGCGGAAGAGACCACCCGGCTGCGCAAGCCGCGCTTCTCGTTCGAAGAGAACCAGATCCTGATCCGCGAGGTGCGCGCCCACTACCCGCAGCTCTACGGCGCTCAGAGCCGTCGGGTGAGCGTGGCCGAGCGGCGGCGAGTGTGGGACGGCATCGCCGCCAAGATCAACGGCATCACCAGCTGGAAGCGCACGGGCCAGGAGGTGCAGAAGCGCTGGAACGATTTCAAGCGCCGCACCAAAGAGAAGCTGGCCCGCGTGCCGCACTCCACGCAGGGCGCCGGGCCTGCCGCCGAGGACTCTTTCTCCGCTGAGGAGGAGACCATTTTTGCCATCCTGGGACCGGGTGTAGCGGGGTCAGGAGCTAGTGCAGGGGCCGAGCAGCCCCCCGCGGCTGCCTCCTCACAGCCGCCAGCCCCGAGTGCCTGCGCCCAACGCTATGTGCTGTCTGAGGATCGCAGGGAGGATCGACGCGCGG ACACACCAGCCCACAGCAAGGGGGGCTCCAGCAGCCCAGAGCCTTGGGCCAGAGCCTCCTGCAATCCCCAGGAAGGGGGCTGCCAGCCACCTAAGGAGCGTGAGTCCTCGCCCCCTCCAGCCCTGCAGACCGTCCAGTTGCCCCGCCTGGCCTTGTCTCCACCACCCTcagctcctccaccaccaccgccaccaccctcGCCCCCCCAGCCACTGCAGCAAGCCCAAGTGGCACCctcaccccccagccccccacgCCCTCCGCTGCCTCCACCCTCGGCCCCAGACCCCTCCCTGGACTTCCTGCGGGCTCAGCAGGAGACTGCCAATGCCATCCGGGAGCTGGCGGGCACCCTGCGCCAGGGACTGGCCAAACTGAGCGAGGCCCTCAGTGCCCTGCTGCCCCTTCTGCCGGGAACGCCTGCTGACCCActgcccccacctctgcccccgcccccgcccccacccccgccccccaggcccatcttgcccccaccctcccccaaggTGGAGGTCACCCCAGAGCCGGTGTCCGTGGTGGCAGCCGTGGTGGATGGGGCAGTGGTGGCAGCCAGGGGGGTGATCATTGCCCCGAGGAGCGAGGAGGAGGCCCCCCGGCCACCCCCTGCCCCTCTCCCGCCCCATGACTCCCCCCCACACAAAAGGAGGAAAAGTTTCCCTACACGGAAGAGGCGGGGGCGATGGAAATGTCCCTGA
- the IRF2BP1 gene encoding interferon regulatory factor 2-binding protein 1 — MASVQASRRQWCYLCDLPKMPWAMVWDFSEAVCRGCVNFEGADRIELLIDAARQLKRSHVLPEGRSPGPPALKHPATKDLAAAAAQGPQLPPPQAQPQPSGTGGAVSGQDRYDRATSSGRLPLPSPALEYTLGSRLANGLGREEAVAEGARRALLGSMPGLVPPGLLAAAVSGLGSRGLTLAPGLSPARPAFGSDFEKEKQQRNADCLAELNEAMRGRAEEWHGRPKAVREQLLALSACAPFNVRFKKDHGLVGRVFAFDATARPPGYEFELKLFTEYPCGSGNVYAGVLAVARQMFHDALREPGKALASSGFKYLEYERRHGSGEWRQLGELLTDGVRSFREPAPAEALPQQYPEPAPAALCGPPPRAPSRNLAPTPRRRKASPEPEGEAAGKMTTEEQQQRHWVAPGGPFSADTPGVPSPIAALKNVAEALGHSPKDPAGSGGPVRAGGASPAASSTAPPPAQHRLVARNGEAEVSPTAGAEAVSGGGSGTGATPGAPLCCTLCRERLEDTHFVQCPSVPGHKFCFPCSREFIKAQGPAGEVYCPSGDKCPLVGSSVPWAFMQGEIATILAGDIKVKKERDP, encoded by the coding sequence ATGGCGTCCGTGCAGGCGTCCCGCCGCCAGTGGTGCTACCTGTGCGACCTGCCCAAGATGCCGTGGGCCATGGTGTGGGACTTCAGTGAAGCCGTGTGCCGCGGATGCGTGAACTTCGAGGGCGCGGATCGCATCGAGCTGCTCATTGATGCCGCCCGCCAGCTCAAGCGCAGCCACGTGCTCCCCGAGGGCCGTTCTCCGGGGCCCCCAGCCCTCAAACACCCGGCCACTAAGGACCTGGCTGCCGCCGCCGCACAGGGCCCTCAGTTGCCGCCTCCACAGGCCCAGCCCCAGCCGTCGGGGACAGGCGGCGCTGTCTCCGGCCAGGACCGCTATGACAGGGCCACATCGTCGGGCCGCCTCCCCCTGCCCTCGCCCGCCCTGGAGTACACCCTGGGGTCCCGCCTGGCCAATGGACTGGGCCGTGAAGAGGCTGTGGCGGAGGGGGCGCGAAGGGCCCTGCTTGGCTCCATGCCCGGCTTGGTGCCCCCCGGGCTGCTAGCAGCTGCGGTGTCTGGCCTGGGAAGCCGAGGCCTGACGCTTGCACCCGGCTTGAGTCCTGCCCGTCCAGCTTTTGGCTCCGATTTCGAGAAGGAGAAGCAACAGAGGAATGCGGACTGTCTGGCAGAACTGAACGAGGCCATGAGGGGCCGGGCAGAGGAATGGCACGGGCGCCCCAAAGCCGTGCGGGAACAACTGCTGGCGCTGTCCGCCTGCGCCCCTTTCAATGTCCGTTTCAAGAAGGATCACGGACTGGTGGGACGTGTGTTCGCCTTCGATGCTACTGCCCGCCCGCCAGGCTACGAGTTCGAGCTGAAGCTCTTCACCGAATACCCCTGTGGTTCTGGCAACGTGTACGCGGGAGTCCTGGCAGTCGCTCGCCAGATGTTTCATGATGCTCTGCGCGAGCCGGGCAAGGCGCTGGCCTCATCAGGCTTCAAGTACCTCGAATATGAACGCCGGCACGGCTCTGGGGAATGGCGCCAGCTGGGAGAGCTGCTAACGGATGGGGTCCGCAGCTTCCGCGAGCCAGCACCCGCCGAGGCCCTGCCCCAGCAGTATCCAGAGCCGGCCCCTGCAGCCCTCTGCGGCCCTCCCCCACGAGCCCCATCCCGGAATCTGGCTCCCACTCCACGCCGTCGCAAGGCCTCCCCTGAGCCCGAGGGCGAGGCAGCTGGGAAGATGACCacagaggagcagcagcagcggcactGGGTGGCACCCGGTGGCCCATTCTCCGCTGATACCCCTGGTGTGCCCTCCCCCATCGCCGCCCTGAAGAACGTAGCCGAGGCCCTGGGCCACTCCCCCAAGGACCCTGCCGGGAGTGGGGGCCCTGTGCGCGCCGGGGGTGCGAGCCCCGCCGCCTCCTCCACggccccacctccagcccagcATCGTCTAGTGGCCCGCAACGGTGAGGCAGAAGTGAGCCCCACAGCAGGGGCGGAAGCTGTTAGCGGGGGTGGTAGTGGCACTGGGGCGACCCCGGGGGCCCCCCTGTGCTGCACCCTCTGCCGGGAGCGTCTGGAAGACACCCACTTCGTCCAGTGCCCCTCAGTGCCCGGACATAAGTTTTGTTTTCCCTGCTCCCGCGAGTTCATCAAGGCTCAGGGCCCTGCTGGAGAGGTGTACTGCCCCAGCGGAGACAAGTGCCCACtagtgggctcctctgtcccctgggCCTTCATGCAGGGAGAGATCGCCACCATCCTTGCTGGAGACATCAAGGTTAAGAAAGAACGGGACCCCTAG